From Rubrivirga sp. SAORIC476, a single genomic window includes:
- a CDS encoding DUF1800 domain-containing protein, with the protein MRRDDPALPYAEVGLTDEAAAAHALNRLGYGPRPGEAAAVAERGVEDWIAEQLAALRPDADLDRRLAGFDYLGMDAEAVATTFVPPNYALQIAVARGDLPSGFTPRDAEIRDRLDAWMAREGFRHIRDLRNDVVQAKLIRAVHAQSQLREVLTDLWYNHFNVDARGQAISFVASYERDAIRPHVLGRFRDLLGATARHPAMLQYLDNSRSRAPSGTTTTFGRAPGQGGLNENYGRELLELHTLGVDGGYSQADVLAAARAFTGWTVTPVRGREDAIERQLQNLERLERRGETGIVREGLFLFRPNWHDAEPKTLLGQTLPGGRGIEDGEDVLDLLAAHPATARHIARTLAIRFVDDNPADALVDRLADVYRRTDGNLGAVMASLVRDEAFWASATSGPEGAPSKVKTPFEYVASAARATAAPITEIRGIARALRNMGEPVFHAEPPTGFPDHAEAWVNAGLLLTRMNLGLRLASGRLRGAQPDLDALTGGRQPESVDAALDTYIRTLLPGRDPAPTVELLQPIVREPAFARRVAEAAGEAEARTPMALDDDGVFEADEPVPFDADDTAAFVVGVVLGSPSFQRQ; encoded by the coding sequence ATGCGCCGCGACGACCCCGCTCTCCCCTACGCCGAGGTCGGCCTCACCGACGAGGCCGCCGCCGCGCACGCGCTCAACCGGCTCGGCTATGGCCCCCGCCCCGGCGAGGCCGCCGCCGTGGCCGAGCGCGGTGTCGAGGACTGGATCGCCGAGCAGCTCGCCGCGCTCCGCCCCGACGCCGACCTCGACCGCCGCCTCGCCGGGTTCGACTACCTCGGCATGGACGCCGAGGCGGTCGCGACCACCTTCGTCCCCCCGAACTACGCGCTCCAGATCGCGGTGGCGCGCGGCGACCTGCCGAGCGGCTTCACGCCCCGCGACGCCGAGATCCGCGACCGCCTCGACGCCTGGATGGCCCGCGAGGGCTTCCGTCACATCCGCGACCTGCGGAACGACGTGGTCCAGGCCAAGCTGATCCGCGCGGTGCACGCGCAGAGTCAGCTCCGCGAGGTGCTGACGGACCTGTGGTACAACCACTTCAACGTCGACGCGCGCGGGCAGGCGATCTCCTTCGTCGCCTCGTACGAGCGCGACGCGATCCGCCCCCACGTCCTCGGGCGCTTCCGGGATCTGCTGGGAGCCACGGCCCGCCACCCGGCGATGCTCCAGTACCTCGACAACAGCAGGTCCCGAGCCCCCTCGGGCACAACGACCACCTTCGGCCGCGCGCCGGGGCAGGGCGGGCTGAACGAGAACTACGGCCGCGAGCTGCTCGAACTCCACACCCTCGGCGTCGACGGCGGGTACTCGCAGGCCGACGTGCTGGCGGCGGCGCGCGCCTTCACCGGGTGGACCGTCACGCCCGTCCGCGGTCGAGAGGACGCCATCGAGCGCCAGCTCCAGAACCTGGAGCGGCTGGAGCGCCGGGGCGAAACCGGGATCGTCCGCGAGGGCCTGTTCCTCTTCCGCCCCAACTGGCACGACGCCGAGCCGAAGACGCTCCTCGGGCAGACGCTGCCCGGCGGGCGCGGCATCGAGGACGGCGAGGACGTGCTCGACCTGTTGGCCGCCCACCCCGCCACCGCCCGCCACATCGCCCGCACGCTCGCGATCCGCTTCGTGGACGACAACCCGGCGGACGCGCTCGTCGACCGCCTGGCGGACGTGTACCGCCGTACCGACGGCAACCTCGGGGCGGTGATGGCCTCGCTCGTCCGAGACGAGGCGTTCTGGGCCTCGGCGACCTCGGGACCGGAAGGGGCGCCCTCGAAGGTCAAGACCCCCTTCGAGTACGTCGCCAGCGCAGCCCGTGCCACGGCAGCCCCGATCACCGAGATCCGCGGCATCGCGCGGGCGCTCCGCAACATGGGCGAGCCCGTCTTCCACGCCGAGCCGCCGACCGGCTTCCCGGACCACGCCGAGGCGTGGGTCAACGCGGGCCTGCTGCTGACGCGGATGAACCTCGGCCTGCGCCTCGCCTCGGGCCGCCTCCGCGGCGCCCAGCCCGACCTCGACGCCCTCACCGGCGGACGCCAACCCGAGTCCGTCGACGCCGCACTCGACACCTACATCCGCACCCTGCTGCCCGGCCGCGACCCCGCGCCGACAGTCGAGCTGCTCCAGCCCATCGTCCGCGAGCCCGCCTTCGCCCGCCGGGTCGCCGAGGCGGCCGGGGAGGCCGAGGCCCGCACCCCGATGGCTCTCGACGACGACGGCGTCTTCGAGGCCGACGAGCCGGTGCCCTTCGACGCCGACGACACGGCGGCCTTCGTGGTCGGCGTCGTGCTCGGCTCGCCTTCCTTCCAGCGTCAGTAG
- a CDS encoding DUF1501 domain-containing protein, whose product MTRRAFVSSSGLALLATGVGGVPTFLAKAAQATPKGPFQRRKVLVTIFQRGAMDGLAAVQPLSDPLLSRLRPTLALDPRRQLVDLDGRYGLHPSLSPLARYFTEGRLGIVHGAGSPVATRSHFDAQDFMETGQPGDKRASTGWLNRATGLLGHEPETPFQAVALTPALPLSLQGPVPTLAVSNLEEFGVIGPGGMRGGAAGASLEALYAQTAGDLLSNTGREGLDAARLLESARLDRYTPENGATYPRSDLAESLRQIAQLIKADVGLEVAFAEAGGWDTHARQGGETGSFARRGEDLAQSIAAFWTDIERFHDDVTVLTMTEFGRTVAENGTGGTDHGRASAMFVLGNDVRGGEVHGQPLVLDPDALEDGRDLPVTTDFRSIFASVAGGHLGIPTGTELFPGWTGRPLDLIRG is encoded by the coding sequence ATGACTCGTCGCGCATTTGTCTCCTCCAGCGGGCTCGCCCTCCTCGCCACCGGCGTCGGCGGCGTGCCCACGTTCCTGGCCAAGGCCGCGCAGGCCACGCCGAAAGGCCCGTTCCAGCGGCGCAAGGTGCTGGTCACCATCTTCCAGCGCGGTGCCATGGACGGCCTCGCGGCGGTCCAGCCGCTCTCGGACCCGCTCCTCTCCCGCCTCCGCCCGACGCTCGCCCTCGACCCGCGCCGGCAGTTGGTCGACCTCGACGGGCGCTACGGCCTCCACCCGTCGCTCTCGCCGCTGGCCCGCTACTTCACCGAGGGGCGCCTCGGCATCGTCCACGGCGCAGGCTCGCCGGTGGCGACGCGGTCGCACTTCGACGCGCAGGACTTCATGGAGACCGGCCAGCCGGGCGACAAGCGGGCCTCGACGGGCTGGCTGAACCGCGCCACCGGTCTCCTCGGCCACGAGCCCGAGACGCCGTTCCAGGCCGTCGCCCTGACGCCCGCGCTGCCGCTCTCGCTCCAGGGGCCCGTGCCGACGCTCGCCGTCTCCAACCTGGAGGAGTTCGGCGTCATCGGTCCCGGCGGGATGCGAGGTGGCGCAGCGGGCGCGAGCCTGGAGGCGCTCTACGCGCAGACGGCGGGTGACCTGCTCAGCAACACCGGCCGCGAGGGCCTGGACGCGGCGCGCCTGCTCGAGTCCGCCCGGCTGGATCGCTACACGCCCGAGAACGGCGCCACCTACCCGCGCTCCGACCTCGCCGAGAGCCTTCGCCAGATCGCCCAGCTCATCAAGGCGGACGTCGGCCTGGAGGTCGCCTTCGCGGAGGCGGGCGGCTGGGACACCCACGCGCGCCAGGGCGGCGAGACGGGCTCGTTCGCGCGGCGCGGCGAGGACCTCGCCCAGTCCATCGCGGCGTTCTGGACCGACATCGAGCGCTTCCACGACGACGTGACGGTGCTCACGATGACCGAGTTCGGGCGGACGGTCGCCGAGAACGGCACCGGCGGCACCGACCACGGGCGCGCGTCGGCCATGTTCGTGCTCGGCAACGACGTGCGCGGCGGCGAGGTCCACGGCCAGCCGCTCGTCCTCGACCCGGACGCGCTGGAGGACGGCCGCGACCTCCCGGTCACGACCGACTTCCGGTCCATCTTCGCCAGCGTCGCGGGCGGCCACCTCGGCATCCCGACGGGCACGGAGCTCTTCCCCGGCTGGACGGGGCGGCCGCTGGACCTGATCCGAGGGTAG
- the hisI gene encoding phosphoribosyl-AMP cyclohydrolase, with protein MDLQPLLDAATFNADGLVAAIAQDDATGDVLMLAYMNRETLAQTLETGIMTYWSRSRQKVWVKGETSGNVQHVKSAFIDCDGDAILFRIEQVGDAACHTGHRSCFYRRVEDGALETVGTPVFDAGSVYK; from the coding sequence ATGGATCTCCAGCCCCTCCTCGACGCCGCCACGTTCAACGCCGACGGCCTCGTCGCCGCCATCGCCCAGGACGACGCCACCGGCGATGTCCTGATGCTCGCCTACATGAACCGCGAGACGCTCGCGCAGACGCTCGAGACGGGCATCATGACGTACTGGAGCCGCTCGCGCCAGAAGGTCTGGGTGAAGGGCGAGACCAGCGGCAACGTCCAGCACGTCAAGTCGGCGTTCATCGACTGCGACGGGGACGCGATCCTGTTCCGGATCGAGCAGGTGGGCGACGCGGCCTGCCACACGGGGCACCGGAGCTGCTTCTACCGCCGTGTCGAGGACGGGGCGCTGGAGACCGTCGGCACGCCGGTGTTCGACGCCGGCTCGGTCTACAAGTAG
- a CDS encoding Ig-like domain-containing protein — translation MRLLLPLLLLGLGACATPVAPTGGPADTTPPSLVSTDPADGSTNVTERTIRLTFSERLAATAANAVTVTPASDTPPEVRVRGREVDVTLPSLRDSTTYVITVGTALADQRSVALRAPITVAFATGDAIDRGQIVGLVREPERGASAGGFAVWAYALPDTLAPPDPRTVTPDYRTETGTDGAFRLEYLRPGRYAVAAVQDRNRNGRADAGERFAASPTPFLVASADSSAPPTPATFWTTVLDTIPPVAQRLRPISDRRLALRFSEPVQLRDAAAFSDAMVVTDSTSGAERAVSWYQPAGSAFEVVAEADAALPEARLVVTYTPPETPALADSAGLGPEAFRLSTTPPARADTVAARVDAFLPVSSDSLTSLRPGQRPGVRFTSPPGARLDGVRLLAGGTPLPVGFESTDGVTFRPDSTTALPAAFTLSVEVGPDSVRTRGYRVPDARDLGAILGQVTADAPVMVEVRPESGAPLLVRADADGSFLADGLLPGPYTLRIWADRDGDARWTGGRLAPYRAAEPLYFSPQPVQVRARWETEIDPVTL, via the coding sequence GTGCGCCTCCTTCTCCCCCTGCTCCTACTCGGCCTCGGCGCCTGCGCCACGCCCGTCGCCCCCACCGGCGGCCCGGCCGACACGACGCCCCCGTCGCTCGTCTCGACCGATCCGGCGGACGGGTCGACCAACGTCACCGAGCGCACGATCCGGCTGACGTTCTCGGAGCGCCTCGCCGCCACCGCCGCGAACGCCGTCACGGTGACGCCCGCCTCCGACACGCCGCCGGAGGTGCGTGTCCGCGGACGCGAGGTAGACGTGACCCTGCCGTCGCTCCGCGACTCGACGACCTACGTCATCACCGTCGGTACGGCGCTGGCCGATCAGCGAAGCGTGGCCCTGCGCGCTCCCATCACGGTCGCCTTCGCGACGGGGGATGCCATCGACCGCGGACAGATCGTGGGACTCGTCCGCGAGCCCGAGCGGGGCGCCAGCGCAGGCGGCTTCGCTGTGTGGGCATATGCCCTCCCCGACACGCTCGCGCCTCCCGACCCGCGGACGGTCACGCCCGACTACCGCACGGAGACCGGCACCGACGGCGCGTTCCGCCTGGAATACCTGCGGCCGGGCCGCTACGCCGTCGCCGCGGTGCAGGACCGAAACCGCAACGGCCGGGCCGACGCGGGCGAGCGGTTCGCCGCCTCCCCGACGCCCTTCCTCGTCGCCTCAGCCGATTCGTCCGCCCCCCCGACGCCCGCGACGTTCTGGACGACGGTCCTCGACACGATCCCGCCCGTCGCCCAGCGCCTCCGCCCGATCTCCGACCGGCGACTGGCCCTCCGGTTTTCCGAGCCCGTCCAGCTCCGCGACGCGGCGGCCTTTTCCGACGCCATGGTCGTGACCGACTCCACCTCGGGTGCGGAGCGAGCCGTCTCGTGGTACCAGCCTGCCGGGTCGGCCTTCGAGGTCGTCGCCGAGGCGGACGCGGCGCTGCCGGAAGCCCGGCTGGTCGTCACCTACACGCCGCCCGAGACTCCGGCCCTCGCCGACTCCGCAGGTCTCGGCCCCGAGGCCTTCCGCCTGAGCACCACGCCTCCGGCCCGCGCGGACACGGTCGCCGCGCGTGTCGATGCCTTCCTTCCCGTCTCCTCGGACTCGCTGACGAGCCTCCGCCCTGGCCAGCGCCCCGGCGTCCGGTTCACGTCGCCCCCCGGTGCCCGGCTCGACGGCGTCCGCCTCCTCGCCGGGGGCACGCCGCTACCGGTCGGCTTCGAGAGCACGGACGGCGTCACGTTTCGGCCCGACTCCACGACCGCGCTGCCGGCGGCATTCACCCTGTCTGTCGAGGTCGGGCCCGACTCCGTCCGCACGCGGGGCTACCGGGTCCCGGACGCGCGCGACCTCGGCGCCATCCTGGGCCAGGTCACCGCAGACGCGCCCGTCATGGTCGAGGTCCGCCCCGAGAGTGGCGCCCCCCTCCTCGTGCGGGCCGACGCAGACGGCAGCTTCCTCGCCGACGGTCTCCTGCCCGGCCCCTACACGCTCCGCATCTGGGCCGACCGCGACGGCGACGCCCGGTGGACGGGCGGGCGCCTCGCCCCCTACCGCGCCGCCGAGCCTCTCTACTTCTCGCCCCAGCCCGTGCAGGTCCGCGCACGCTGGGAGACAGAGATCGACCCGGTGACGCTATGA
- a CDS encoding NAD(P)H-hydrate dehydratase: MTEPILGAGGMKAADAATIETWGVPGRVLMETAGRAAAREIAARYPVADRDLQVLVGTGNNGGDGLVVARVLAGHGALVRVLVLPGEGTPDRAANLALLRRLADATSGIEVVPFEDVHQAANAPADLVVDALLGIGITGDLRKPTRSLCAWMNRSAVSVVALDVPSGLDATTGRAAPDTVDATLTVAFGGVKAGLLLGDGPTHAGEVVTVEIGIPDALLREHATAFRIPPGAIGRMLPRRSADAHKYTAGQVLAVVGSRAFSGAAVLSTAAAYRVGAGAVVATVPTSAAAAVDLRNAEVMVDAQPETEAGTLAASARDAILARADRADAVLVGCGLGRDPETTDLVRSLVATVAAPLVLDADGLSAFAGDADRLRQRTRPLVLTPHLGELRRLVGDDTFDPEDRIETCRRLASQWDATLVLKGMPSVIGLPDGRVLVGPPGEPALATAGTGDTLAGSIVGLLAQGLSPAEAALCALHLGATAARLWAADHGAAGLVASDLIARLPAAAHALRS, from the coding sequence ATGACCGAGCCCATCCTCGGTGCTGGTGGCATGAAGGCGGCGGACGCGGCCACCATCGAGACGTGGGGCGTCCCGGGGCGCGTGCTGATGGAGACCGCGGGCCGCGCGGCGGCCCGCGAGATCGCGGCCCGCTACCCGGTCGCCGACCGCGACCTCCAGGTGCTTGTGGGCACTGGCAACAACGGCGGCGATGGGCTCGTGGTGGCGCGCGTGCTGGCGGGCCACGGCGCCCTTGTCCGCGTGCTCGTTCTCCCCGGCGAGGGGACACCGGACCGCGCGGCGAACCTCGCGCTCCTCCGGCGTCTCGCCGACGCGACGAGCGGAATCGAGGTCGTCCCTTTCGAAGACGTGCACCAGGCCGCCAACGCCCCGGCCGATCTGGTCGTGGACGCCCTGCTTGGCATCGGCATCACCGGCGACCTACGCAAGCCCACGCGGTCGCTGTGCGCCTGGATGAACCGGAGCGCCGTGTCGGTCGTCGCGCTCGATGTCCCCTCCGGCCTCGATGCCACGACGGGCCGCGCCGCACCCGACACTGTGGACGCCACCCTGACGGTCGCCTTCGGAGGGGTCAAGGCAGGCCTGCTGCTCGGCGACGGGCCGACGCACGCGGGCGAGGTCGTGACGGTGGAGATCGGCATCCCGGATGCGCTGCTGCGTGAGCACGCGACGGCGTTCCGTATCCCGCCGGGAGCCATCGGGCGGATGCTGCCGCGCCGCAGCGCAGACGCCCACAAGTACACCGCAGGGCAGGTGCTCGCCGTCGTCGGGAGCCGGGCGTTCAGCGGCGCCGCCGTGCTCTCGACCGCTGCCGCCTACCGGGTCGGCGCCGGGGCCGTCGTGGCGACCGTCCCCACCTCGGCGGCGGCGGCGGTGGACCTGCGCAACGCCGAGGTCATGGTGGACGCCCAGCCGGAGACCGAGGCGGGCACCCTGGCGGCGTCCGCCCGCGACGCGATCCTGGCGCGGGCCGACCGTGCCGACGCCGTGCTCGTCGGGTGCGGGCTGGGGCGAGATCCCGAGACGACAGATCTCGTCCGCTCTCTCGTCGCCACGGTGGCTGCGCCCCTCGTCCTCGACGCCGATGGGCTGTCGGCCTTCGCCGGAGATGCCGACCGACTCCGCCAGCGCACGCGGCCGCTCGTGCTGACGCCCCACCTGGGGGAACTGCGGCGCCTCGTCGGGGACGACACATTCGATCCGGAGGATCGCATCGAAACCTGCCGGAGGCTTGCGTCACAGTGGGATGCGACCCTCGTGCTCAAAGGGATGCCGAGCGTGATCGGCCTGCCCGACGGCCGCGTGCTCGTCGGCCCGCCGGGCGAACCGGCCCTCGCCACGGCCGGGACCGGCGACACGCTCGCGGGATCCATCGTCGGACTGCTCGCCCAGGGTCTCTCCCCGGCCGAAGCCGCGCTCTGCGCCCTCCACCTCGGGGCCACGGCCGCCCGCCTCTGGGCCGCCGACCACGGCGCGGCCGGGCTCGTCGCCTCCGACCTGATCGCTCGGCTTCCCGCCGCTGCCCACGCCCTCCGATCGTGA
- a CDS encoding VanZ family protein, with translation MTRFLAVAWTLGILLACLIPGSQITPPSFLPFSIDKWVHLVMFVGFGALWTTVRPDRAWTVFWVGAAYGVAIEILQGLLPIGRSPDILDALADGVGLGLGIGLAVLLTRKVSSND, from the coding sequence GTGACCCGATTCCTCGCCGTCGCCTGGACGCTGGGCATCCTGCTGGCCTGCCTGATCCCCGGATCGCAGATCACCCCACCTTCCTTCCTGCCGTTCTCCATCGACAAGTGGGTGCACCTGGTGATGTTCGTGGGGTTCGGGGCGCTCTGGACCACCGTCCGTCCCGACCGGGCGTGGACCGTCTTCTGGGTGGGAGCGGCCTACGGGGTCGCCATCGAGATCCTGCAAGGCCTCCTTCCCATCGGGCGGTCGCCGGACATCCTGGACGCGCTGGCCGACGGGGTCGGCCTCGGGCTGGGCATCGGACTGGCCGTGCTTCTGACGCGCAAGGTGTCGAGCAACGATTAA
- a CDS encoding energy transducer TonB — MSVQKTPEADVRRRRPLYAEVGMIVALVAVIAAFTVPTPPAEPASFAEGPDDVLEPLFADPTIQTTPPPPPPPAPPPPVEVANDIEVEDLIRDLDLSSDEVPQISATPPADPPVIAPPVVADPPPVPPTPPVVEPVEDPIFTVVEVNPELIGGLAGLQSRVIYPEMAQRVGIEGQVVVQFVVDERGNVVDPVVLRSPSELLSEAALTAVRESQFTPGQQRGRPVKVRFAVPVTFRLR, encoded by the coding sequence ATGTCCGTCCAGAAAACCCCGGAGGCCGATGTCCGGCGCCGCCGCCCGCTCTACGCCGAGGTGGGGATGATCGTCGCGCTGGTCGCCGTCATCGCCGCGTTCACCGTCCCGACGCCCCCCGCCGAGCCAGCCTCGTTCGCCGAGGGCCCTGACGATGTGTTAGAGCCGCTGTTCGCGGACCCGACGATCCAGACCACGCCCCCGCCACCTCCACCTCCTGCCCCGCCGCCGCCCGTCGAGGTCGCCAACGACATCGAGGTGGAAGACCTCATTCGCGACCTCGACCTGTCGTCGGATGAGGTGCCGCAGATTTCAGCGACGCCCCCGGCGGATCCGCCCGTCATCGCGCCTCCGGTCGTCGCGGACCCGCCGCCCGTCCCCCCGACGCCGCCGGTGGTGGAGCCGGTCGAGGACCCCATTTTCACGGTGGTGGAGGTCAACCCGGAGCTCATCGGCGGCCTCGCCGGACTGCAGAGCCGGGTGATCTATCCCGAGATGGCGCAGCGCGTCGGCATCGAGGGTCAGGTCGTGGTCCAGTTCGTCGTCGACGAGCGTGGCAACGTCGTGGACCCGGTGGTGCTGCGCTCGCCCAGCGAGCTCCTCTCCGAGGCCGCGCTGACGGCCGTTCGCGAGAGTCAGTTCACGCCGGGCCAGCAGCGCGGTCGCCCCGTCAAGGTGCGATTCGCCGTCCCGGTGACGTTTCGCCTGCGCTGA
- a CDS encoding energy transducer TonB, which yields MALYKTPKADLKRKYPLFLQLGLLASLALMVAAFTVPYSGGSEVVVMDDAQEIIELEDIEQTQQIQPPPPPPPAPPPPQEVPDDIEIEEEVIEEIDLDLTDTPPPPPAPPAPPAAPPPPPDAPPPPPPPPPPEPEPTEPEIFEVAEVQPELIGGLPGLQSRVEYPEFARRAGIEGQVVVQFVVDERGNVVDPVVLRSPNELLSEAALTAVRESRFTPGQQRGRPVKVRFAVPVTFRLR from the coding sequence ATGGCCCTCTACAAGACGCCCAAAGCCGACCTCAAGCGGAAATACCCGCTCTTCCTGCAGTTGGGGCTGCTCGCCTCGCTCGCCCTCATGGTCGCCGCGTTCACCGTCCCGTACTCGGGCGGTAGCGAGGTGGTGGTGATGGACGACGCGCAGGAGATCATTGAGCTCGAGGACATCGAGCAGACGCAGCAGATCCAGCCGCCTCCCCCTCCGCCGCCCGCGCCGCCTCCGCCGCAGGAGGTCCCGGACGACATCGAGATCGAGGAGGAGGTCATCGAGGAGATCGACCTCGACCTGACCGACACCCCGCCGCCGCCGCCGGCCCCGCCCGCCCCGCCGGCCGCTCCGCCGCCGCCGCCGGACGCCCCGCCGCCGCCCCCGCCGCCGCCGCCGCCGGAGCCCGAACCGACGGAGCCCGAGATCTTCGAGGTCGCGGAGGTCCAGCCGGAGCTCATCGGTGGCCTGCCCGGCCTGCAGAGCCGTGTCGAGTACCCCGAGTTCGCGCGTCGCGCGGGCATCGAGGGTCAGGTCGTGGTCCAGTTCGTCGTCGACGAGCGTGGCAACGTCGTGGACCCGGTGGTGCTGCGCTCGCCCAACGAGCTCCTCTCCGAGGCCGCGCTGACGGCCGTCCGCGAGAGCCGGTTCACGCCGGGCCAGCAGCGCGGTCGCCCCGTCAAGGTCCGCTTCGCCGTCCCGGTGACGTTCCGCCTGCGCTAG
- the rpiA gene encoding ribose-5-phosphate isomerase RpiA, with product MSTSEDAKRAVGHAAAALVEDGMRLGLGTGSTTAFAIEALGRRIEAEGLRVVGVPTSFAAERLARASGVPLITLDDLGMAALPTAQAPLDLAFDGADEVSPDLDLIKGRGAAHVREKVVAALAARFVVLVDTSKEVARLGTTMPVPVEVLPFAEPAVARALRGLGAEPDLRMGQRKDGPVVTDQGLWILDARFEGIRDPGALGAAIDGIPGVLGHGLFVNVATDVLVGDPDGSVRHTVQPRER from the coding sequence ATGTCCACTTCTGAAGATGCCAAACGCGCGGTCGGCCACGCCGCCGCCGCTCTCGTCGAAGACGGCATGCGTCTCGGCCTGGGGACGGGCTCCACGACGGCGTTCGCCATCGAGGCCCTCGGCCGCCGCATCGAGGCGGAGGGACTGCGTGTCGTCGGCGTGCCGACCTCATTTGCGGCTGAGCGGCTGGCGCGGGCGTCCGGCGTCCCGCTCATCACGCTGGACGACCTGGGGATGGCCGCACTCCCGACGGCGCAGGCGCCCCTGGACCTCGCCTTCGACGGTGCCGATGAGGTGAGCCCGGACCTCGACCTCATCAAGGGGCGGGGCGCGGCGCACGTCCGCGAGAAGGTGGTGGCCGCCCTCGCCGCCCGCTTCGTGGTCCTGGTGGACACCTCCAAGGAGGTCGCCCGCCTCGGGACCACGATGCCCGTCCCCGTCGAGGTGCTGCCGTTCGCGGAGCCCGCCGTCGCGCGCGCGCTTCGCGGGCTCGGCGCCGAGCCCGACCTGCGCATGGGCCAGCGAAAAGACGGGCCGGTGGTCACCGATCAGGGCCTCTGGATCCTCGATGCCCGGTTTGAGGGCATCCGCGATCCCGGCGCGCTCGGCGCAGCCATCGACGGCATTCCGGGCGTGCTCGGCCACGGCCTGTTCGTAAACGTGGCGACCGACGTCCTGGTCGGCGATCCCGACGGGAGCGTCCGCCACACTGTGCAGCCGCGCGAGCGCTAG
- a CDS encoding ABC transporter permease — MTETILQALQALRSNRLRSALTLVGMAIGVFSVIASVTAVKVLDQTLMGQLAAMGTQTISFDRVPDDRPATEEEMRRPQLTYDQALALQDRVPLAASVSSTLWGGSREVRTTEASTDPDVNVMATDQGYAQNNGWEMDQGRFLSEDDVRSAASVTVLGSTVAEEVFGDMDPLGREVRIDGVRFTVVGVLEEKSGGLNLGDSNNRVIVPITRGIPVFGLQDRDVTIDVRAPSAEMLAATQDQAVGALRAVRRLPPEAEDNFETFTSAEAADGLKAFTSALATGGAGIGLIALLAAGVGVMNIMLVSVTERTREIGVRKSLGATRRDILLQFLVEAVVLCQLGGLAGILMGVLGGNVVAALMTTAPAFPWGWATIAVLGVTVVALVFGVYPATKAARLHPIEALRYE, encoded by the coding sequence GTGACCGAGACCATCCTCCAGGCGCTCCAGGCGCTTCGCTCGAACCGCCTCCGGTCGGCGCTGACGCTGGTCGGCATGGCGATCGGCGTGTTCTCGGTGATCGCGTCGGTGACGGCGGTCAAGGTGCTCGACCAGACGCTCATGGGCCAGCTCGCGGCGATGGGCACCCAGACGATCTCGTTCGACCGCGTCCCGGACGACCGGCCCGCGACGGAGGAGGAGATGCGGCGTCCGCAGCTGACCTACGACCAGGCGCTGGCGTTGCAGGACCGCGTGCCGCTGGCCGCCTCGGTCAGTTCGACGCTGTGGGGCGGCAGCCGCGAGGTGCGGACGACCGAGGCCTCGACGGACCCCGACGTGAACGTGATGGCGACCGACCAGGGCTACGCGCAAAACAACGGCTGGGAGATGGACCAGGGACGGTTCCTGTCCGAGGACGACGTCCGCTCGGCGGCTTCCGTGACGGTCCTGGGCTCGACGGTCGCCGAGGAGGTGTTCGGCGACATGGACCCGCTGGGCCGTGAGGTGCGCATCGACGGGGTGCGCTTCACGGTGGTGGGCGTGCTGGAGGAGAAGAGCGGCGGGCTCAACCTGGGCGACTCCAACAACCGCGTGATCGTGCCCATCACGCGGGGGATTCCGGTGTTCGGATTGCAGGATCGTGACGTGACCATTGACGTCCGCGCGCCGAGCGCCGAGATGCTGGCGGCGACCCAGGACCAGGCCGTCGGCGCGCTGCGGGCGGTACGTCGGCTCCCGCCCGAGGCCGAGGACAACTTCGAGACGTTCACCAGTGCCGAGGCGGCCGACGGACTCAAGGCGTTCACGAGCGCCCTCGCGACCGGCGGCGCGGGCATCGGCCTGATCGCGCTGCTGGCGGCCGGCGTCGGCGTGATGAACATCATGCTGGTGAGCGTGACTGAGCGGACGCGCGAGATCGGCGTCCGCAAGTCGCTCGGTGCGACCCGGCGCGACATCCTGCTCCAGTTCCTCGTCGAGGCGGTGGTGCTGTGCCAGCTTGGCGGTCTGGCGGGCATCCTGATGGGTGTCCTCGGGGGCAACGTGGTGGCGGCGCTCATGACGACGGCGCCCGCCTTCCCGTGGGGCTGGGCGACCATCGCGGTCCTGGGCGTCACCGTCGTGGCGCTCGTGTTCGGTGTCTACCCGGCCACCAAGGCGGCGCGGCTCCATCCCATCGAGGCGCTGCGCTACGAGTAG